The following coding sequences lie in one bacterium genomic window:
- the rpoC gene encoding DNA-directed RNA polymerase subunit beta': MLGQTFREENRKSADCSAIKIQLASPDKIRAWSYGEVTKPETINYRTFKPEKDGLFCERIFGPVKDWECNCGKYKRIRFRGMVCDKCGVEVTQSKVRRERLGHIELAVPIAHIWFFKGLPSRIGQLLSMKVKDLERILYYESSVVINPGNTELQIGDVLSDEEWWEHKEEHPDWNCTMETGAEAIRKLLAGPNLEELNRQLRAEVKTETSVQRKKAMLKRLKIIDAFIQSENKPEWMILDCVPVLPPDLRPLVPLDGGRFATSDLNDLYRRVINRNNRLKKLIEIKAPGVILRNEKRMLQEAVDALFDNGRRSRAVKGQGNRPLKSLSDMIKGKKGRFRQNLLGKRVDYSGRSVIVVGPELKLYQCGLPKSMALELFKPFIIRMLEEKGYVQTVKSAKKLVEQERPEVWDILEEIIKDHPVLLNRAPTLHRLGIQAFEPVLIEGKAIRIHPLVCTAFNADFDGDQMAVHVPLGYEAQLEARLLMLSPLNILSPASGEPVASPSQDMVLGCYYLTMVRPGAKGEGKLFADVADVHSAYEAKLIDKHALVKIRFGGKRGTIETTIGRVMFNEILPTELDYVNKPVNKKDLARIVGEVHQRLGTTACMNFLDNLKELGFHHATEGGISIGIDDIIIPPEKGEIIAAAQKIVDGYVRDHRDGVITNRERYNKVIDKWTQVTNEVRDRMFEHLSTDDQGFNAVYMMNASGARGSADQIKQLAGMRGLMAKPQKKITGGFGEIIEQPIIANFREGLTMLEYFISTHGARKGLADTALKTADAGYLTRRLVDVAQDIVVTTPDCGTLRGVEISALKEGEKTIEGLAERIVGRTAAEDIIDGAGALIAEAGAVINRDLANLIEESGIQSVLMRSVLSCESRHGICALCYGYHLSENKLVDIGEPVGVIAAQSIGEPGTQLTLRTFHIGGTASRIVEQTVKQAAANGKIVFNDEVVLVKNDSGEHVSIGRKGEIALVLDTGITRSQMTVPYGAVVRVKDGEKVKVGDPIFEWDPFADFILSESQGIVSYSGIVEGLTLSVDLDEKTRMKQPVIVESADKSVHPAIQVMNAKTGKKMAEYILPTGAFLLVQDGETVGSGTQLAKIPREVSQSGDITGGLPRVAELFEARKPRDCATVTEIDGIVEFRGTTRGQRKIAVVGEHGVEKEYTIPHGRHVRTYEGEHVLAGDRLTEGPINPMDILSIKGVAEVQKYLVNAVQEVYRLQGVKINDKHIEIIVSRMLRKVLILNPGDSPFLEDEQVSKQDVEEYNKKTARKNLELRAKGEPELEQVVFEPLLLGITKASLTTDSFISAASFQETTRVLTDAATRGKRDELRSLKENVIMGHLISAGTGLVDFKHLTVQEPAEEDDRIIRGIHDHELAQAAAAEMALQMEAELEAGAGE; this comes from the coding sequence ATGCTCGGCCAGACTTTCCGTGAAGAGAACCGCAAGAGCGCGGACTGCAGCGCGATCAAGATCCAGCTGGCGTCCCCGGACAAGATCCGCGCCTGGAGCTATGGCGAGGTCACCAAGCCGGAGACGATCAACTACCGCACATTCAAGCCCGAGAAGGACGGCTTGTTCTGCGAGCGCATCTTCGGTCCCGTGAAGGACTGGGAATGCAATTGCGGCAAGTACAAGCGCATCCGCTTCCGGGGCATGGTCTGCGACAAGTGCGGCGTGGAAGTGACGCAGTCGAAGGTGCGCCGCGAGCGGCTGGGCCACATCGAGCTGGCCGTGCCCATCGCCCACATCTGGTTCTTCAAGGGCCTGCCCAGCCGCATCGGCCAGCTGCTGTCGATGAAGGTGAAGGACCTCGAGCGGATCCTGTACTACGAGTCGAGCGTCGTCATCAACCCGGGTAACACCGAGCTGCAGATCGGCGACGTGCTGAGCGACGAGGAATGGTGGGAGCACAAGGAAGAGCACCCCGACTGGAACTGCACCATGGAAACGGGCGCCGAGGCCATCCGCAAGCTGCTGGCCGGCCCGAACCTGGAAGAGCTGAACCGCCAGCTGCGCGCCGAGGTGAAGACCGAGACGTCGGTGCAGCGCAAGAAGGCGATGCTCAAGCGCCTGAAGATCATCGACGCGTTCATCCAGAGCGAGAACAAGCCCGAGTGGATGATCCTCGATTGCGTGCCCGTGCTGCCGCCGGACCTGCGCCCGCTCGTGCCCCTGGACGGCGGCCGGTTCGCGACCTCGGACCTCAATGACCTCTACCGTCGCGTCATCAACCGGAACAACCGGTTGAAGAAGCTGATCGAGATCAAGGCGCCGGGCGTGATCCTGCGCAACGAGAAGCGCATGCTGCAGGAGGCCGTCGACGCCCTGTTCGACAACGGCCGCCGCTCGCGCGCGGTCAAGGGCCAGGGCAACCGGCCCCTGAAGTCGCTCTCGGACATGATCAAGGGCAAGAAGGGCCGTTTCCGGCAGAACCTGCTGGGCAAGCGCGTCGACTATTCCGGCCGTTCGGTGATCGTCGTCGGTCCCGAGCTGAAGCTGTACCAGTGCGGCCTGCCCAAGAGCATGGCCCTCGAGCTGTTCAAGCCCTTCATCATCCGCATGCTGGAGGAGAAGGGCTACGTCCAGACCGTCAAGAGCGCCAAGAAGCTCGTCGAGCAGGAGCGCCCCGAGGTCTGGGACATCCTCGAGGAGATCATCAAGGACCACCCGGTGCTGCTGAACCGCGCCCCGACGCTGCACCGCCTGGGTATCCAGGCCTTCGAGCCGGTGCTGATCGAGGGCAAGGCCATCCGCATCCACCCGCTGGTCTGTACGGCGTTCAACGCCGACTTCGACGGTGACCAGATGGCCGTGCACGTGCCGCTGGGCTACGAAGCCCAGCTCGAGGCGCGCCTGCTGATGCTGTCGCCGCTGAACATCCTCTCGCCGGCGAGCGGTGAACCGGTGGCCTCGCCCAGCCAGGACATGGTGCTGGGCTGCTACTACCTGACCATGGTGCGCCCGGGCGCCAAGGGCGAGGGCAAGCTGTTCGCCGATGTGGCGGACGTGCACTCGGCCTACGAGGCCAAGCTGATCGACAAGCACGCGCTGGTGAAGATCCGCTTCGGCGGCAAGCGCGGCACCATCGAGACGACCATCGGCCGGGTCATGTTCAACGAGATCCTGCCGACCGAGCTGGACTACGTGAACAAGCCGGTCAACAAGAAGGACCTGGCGCGGATCGTCGGCGAGGTGCACCAGCGCCTGGGCACGACCGCGTGCATGAACTTCCTGGACAACCTCAAGGAGCTGGGCTTCCACCACGCGACCGAGGGCGGCATCTCGATCGGCATCGACGACATCATCATCCCGCCCGAGAAGGGCGAGATCATCGCCGCGGCGCAGAAGATCGTCGACGGCTACGTGCGTGATCACCGCGACGGCGTGATCACGAACCGCGAGCGTTACAACAAGGTGATCGACAAGTGGACGCAGGTGACCAACGAGGTCCGCGACCGCATGTTCGAGCACTTGAGCACCGACGACCAGGGCTTCAATGCGGTGTACATGATGAACGCCTCCGGTGCGCGAGGCTCGGCCGACCAGATCAAGCAGCTGGCCGGCATGCGCGGACTGATGGCGAAGCCGCAGAAGAAGATCACCGGTGGCTTCGGTGAAATCATCGAGCAGCCCATCATCGCGAACTTCCGCGAGGGCCTGACGATGCTGGAGTACTTCATCTCGACGCACGGCGCCCGCAAGGGCCTGGCCGACACGGCGCTCAAGACCGCCGACGCCGGTTACCTGACGCGCCGCCTGGTCGACGTGGCCCAGGATATCGTCGTCACGACGCCCGATTGCGGCACGCTGCGCGGTGTCGAGATCTCGGCGCTGAAGGAAGGCGAGAAGACGATCGAGGGCCTGGCCGAGCGCATCGTCGGCCGTACCGCCGCCGAGGACATCATCGACGGCGCCGGCGCCCTGATCGCCGAGGCGGGCGCGGTCATCAACCGCGACCTTGCCAACCTGATCGAGGAGTCCGGGATCCAGAGCGTGCTGATGCGGTCGGTGCTCTCCTGCGAGTCCCGCCACGGCATCTGCGCCCTGTGCTACGGCTACCACCTGTCGGAGAACAAGCTCGTCGACATCGGCGAGCCGGTCGGCGTCATCGCGGCGCAGTCCATCGGCGAGCCCGGCACGCAGCTGACGCTGCGGACGTTCCACATCGGTGGTACGGCCAGCCGTATCGTCGAGCAGACCGTCAAGCAGGCTGCGGCCAACGGCAAGATCGTGTTCAACGACGAAGTCGTCCTGGTCAAGAACGACAGTGGTGAGCATGTCTCGATCGGCCGCAAGGGCGAGATCGCCCTGGTGCTCGACACGGGCATCACGCGCAGCCAGATGACGGTGCCCTACGGCGCCGTGGTGCGCGTCAAGGACGGCGAGAAGGTCAAGGTCGGCGACCCCATCTTCGAGTGGGATCCGTTCGCCGACTTCATCCTCTCGGAGAGCCAGGGTATCGTCTCGTACAGCGGTATCGTCGAGGGCCTGACCCTCAGCGTCGACCTGGACGAGAAGACCCGCATGAAGCAGCCGGTCATCGTGGAGAGCGCCGACAAGAGCGTGCACCCGGCGATCCAGGTCATGAACGCCAAGACCGGCAAGAAGATGGCCGAGTACATCCTGCCGACCGGCGCCTTCCTGCTGGTGCAGGACGGCGAGACGGTGGGCTCCGGTACGCAGCTGGCCAAGATCCCGCGCGAAGTCTCGCAGTCCGGCGATATCACGGGCGGCCTGCCGCGCGTGGCCGAGCTGTTCGAGGCCCGCAAGCCGCGCGACTGCGCGACGGTGACGGAGATCGACGGCATCGTCGAGTTCCGGGGTACCACGCGCGGCCAGCGCAAGATCGCCGTCGTGGGCGAGCACGGGGTGGAGAAGGAATACACCATCCCGCACGGCCGCCACGTGCGCACCTACGAGGGTGAGCATGTGCTGGCCGGCGACCGGCTGACCGAAGGCCCGATCAACCCGATGGATATCCTGTCCATCAAGGGCGTGGCCGAGGTGCAGAAGTACCTGGTGAACGCCGTGCAGGAGGTCTACCGCCTGCAGGGTGTGAAGATCAACGACAAGCACATCGAGATCATCGTTTCGCGCATGCTGCGGAAGGTGCTCATCCTGAATCCGGGCGACTCGCCGTTCCTCGAGGACGAGCAGGTCTCCAAGCAGGACGTGGAGGAGTACAACAAGAAGACGGCGCGGAAGAACCTCGAACTGCGCGCCAAGGGCGAGCCCGAGCTGGAGCAGGTCGTGTTCGAACCGCTGCTGCTGGGCATCACCAAGGCGAGCCTGACGACCGACTCCTTCATCAGCGCGGCCAGCTTCCAGGAGACCACCCGGGTGCTGACCGACGCCGCCACGCGCGGCAAGCGTGACGAACTGCGCAGCCTGAAGGAGAACGTGATCATGGGCCACCTGATCTCGGCGGGCACCGGCCTCGTCGACTTCAAGCACCTGACGGTGCAGGAGCCCGCCGAGGAGGATGATCGCATCATCCGCGGCATCCACGACCACGAGCTGGCCCAGGCGGCCGCGGCCGAGATGGCGCTGCAGATGGAGGCCGAACTGGAGGCGGGCGCGGGCGAGTAG
- a CDS encoding 30S ribosomal protein S12, with product MPTLSQLVRKGRKLQTKKKKCPALQACPQRKGVCTRVYTQTPKKPNSALRKIARVRLTNGIEVTAYIPGEGHNLQEHSIVLVRGGRVKDLPGVRYHIVRGTQDASGVDKRRQGRSKYGAKRPKIKK from the coding sequence TTGCCGACACTCAGTCAGCTGGTCCGCAAGGGCCGCAAGCTTCAGACCAAGAAGAAGAAGTGCCCGGCACTGCAGGCGTGTCCGCAGCGCAAGGGTGTCTGCACGCGTGTGTACACCCAGACGCCGAAGAAGCCCAACTCGGCGCTGCGTAAGATCGCCCGTGTCCGGCTGACGAACGGCATCGAAGTGACCGCTTACATTCCCGGTGAAGGCCACAACCTGCAGGAGCACAGCATCGTGCTGGTGCGTGGCGGCCGCGTGAAGGATCTGCCTGGTGTGCGCTACCATATCGTGCGCGGCACCCAGGACGCCTCCGGGGTCGACAAGCGGCGTCAGGGCCGCTCGAAGTACGGCGCGAAGCGCCCCAAGATCAAGAAGTAG
- the rpsG gene encoding 30S ribosomal protein S7, translating into MSRRRSPEKRALAPDPRYGDVMVTKFINYCMSDGKRSVSEAAFYRALDQIKDKSGQEGVDVFRSALNNVKPSVEVKSRRIGGATYQVPVEIRAERRTQLAMRWLISFARTRPEQTFADRLAAELLMASKNEGPSIKKREDTHRMAEANRAFAHCRW; encoded by the coding sequence ATGTCGCGACGCAGGTCACCCGAGAAGCGTGCACTGGCCCCGGATCCCCGTTACGGCGACGTGATGGTGACCAAGTTCATCAACTACTGCATGAGCGATGGCAAGCGCAGTGTCTCGGAAGCGGCGTTCTACCGCGCCCTGGACCAGATCAAGGACAAGAGCGGCCAGGAAGGCGTGGACGTCTTCCGGTCGGCTCTGAACAACGTGAAGCCCAGCGTCGAAGTGAAGTCCCGGCGTATCGGTGGTGCCACCTACCAGGTGCCCGTCGAGATCCGGGCCGAGCGACGGACGCAGCTGGCCATGCGCTGGCTGATTTCGTTTGCCCGGACCCGGCCCGAGCAGACTTTCGCCGACAGGCTGGCCGCCGAGTTGTTGATGGCGAGCAAGAACGAAGGACCGTCTATCAAGAAGCGCGAAGACACTCACCGTATGGCTGAAGCGAACCGTGCGTTCGCCCACTGCCGCTGGTAA